From a single Sinomonas atrocyanea genomic region:
- a CDS encoding MogA/MoaB family molybdenum cofactor biosynthesis protein: protein MSGHDAGPTPEGARRAGIVIASTRAATGVYEDRTGPVVADWLADHGFDVIPPAVVPDGPSVGAALRALLALGPAAIITSGGTGLSPDDVTPEETGPLLDRDVPGIMEALRAAGSTKTPLAALSRGHAGLAGRTFIVNLPGSPSGVMDGLAVLDPIIGHICDQAAGRGGASHDHH from the coding sequence ATGAGTGGGCACGACGCCGGGCCCACGCCCGAGGGGGCGCGCCGGGCGGGCATCGTGATCGCCTCCACGCGTGCGGCCACGGGCGTGTACGAGGACCGCACCGGGCCCGTCGTCGCGGACTGGCTGGCCGACCACGGCTTCGACGTCATCCCGCCGGCGGTGGTCCCGGACGGCCCGAGCGTCGGCGCCGCCCTCCGGGCGCTCCTCGCGCTCGGGCCCGCGGCGATCATCACGAGCGGCGGCACGGGGCTCAGCCCGGACGACGTGACGCCCGAGGAAACCGGCCCCCTGCTCGACCGCGACGTGCCGGGCATCATGGAGGCCCTGCGCGCTGCGGGCAGCACCAAGACGCCCCTGGCCGCTCTCTCCCGGGGCCACGCCGGGCTGGCCGGGCGGACGTTCATCGTGAACCTGCCCGGCTCGCCGTCCGGCGTCATGGACGGCCTGGCCGTCCTCGACCCGATCATCGGCCACATCTGCGACCAGGCCGCGGGCCGGGGAGGAGCCAGCCATGACCACCACTGA
- a CDS encoding tetratricopeptide repeat protein — protein sequence MSAMDPADPQHPGGPQEPQRPPRAGGAWAWVGANKTKIGVIAITVLLVFYLVVTFDRARILLLDPQPVAKAIGAGYLVLPIVGAWALLRELAFGTRLERMGRELEAEGGLPEDTLPRTAGGRIVRSAADAEFAQYRAEAEGAPEDWRSWYRLGLAYDAAGDRKQARAAMRQAIALHRGR from the coding sequence GTGAGCGCCATGGATCCCGCGGATCCCCAGCATCCGGGGGGCCCCCAGGAACCGCAGCGGCCTCCCCGGGCCGGTGGTGCCTGGGCGTGGGTCGGTGCGAACAAGACCAAGATCGGCGTCATCGCCATCACCGTCCTGCTGGTGTTCTACCTGGTCGTCACCTTCGACCGCGCGCGGATCCTCCTCCTCGATCCCCAGCCGGTGGCCAAGGCCATCGGCGCGGGCTACCTGGTCCTCCCGATCGTGGGGGCATGGGCGCTCCTGCGCGAGCTCGCCTTCGGCACCCGGCTTGAGCGCATGGGCAGGGAGCTCGAGGCCGAGGGCGGCCTGCCCGAGGACACGCTGCCGCGCACGGCCGGCGGCAGGATCGTCCGGTCGGCCGCGGACGCCGAGTTCGCCCAGTACCGCGCCGAGGCGGAGGGAGCGCCCGAGGACTGGCGGTCGTGGTACCGGCTCGGGCTCGCCTACGACGCCGCAGGTGACCGCAAGCAGGCGCGCGCCGCCATGCGGCAGGCGATCGCCCTCCACCGCGGCCGCTGA
- the moaC gene encoding cyclic pyranopterin monophosphate synthase MoaC: protein MADVTETPHPPSGPGLTHVRADGSAHMVDVSAKPESTREATAQAVVNTTREVIALLAEGGLPKGDALAVARVAGIMAAKKTPDLIPLCHPLPIAKVTVDFELAPTAVTVLATVKTRGVTGVEMEALTAASVAALGVYDMVKAVDKQAVITDIRVLAKSGGKSGDWDVRAGGGA from the coding sequence ATGGCTGACGTGACTGAGACCCCGCACCCCCCTTCCGGCCCCGGCCTGACCCACGTGCGCGCCGACGGCAGCGCCCACATGGTCGACGTGAGCGCGAAGCCCGAGTCCACCCGGGAGGCGACGGCGCAGGCGGTGGTGAACACCACCCGCGAGGTCATCGCCCTCCTGGCCGAGGGCGGCCTCCCCAAGGGCGACGCCCTCGCGGTGGCCCGGGTGGCCGGCATCATGGCCGCGAAGAAGACCCCGGACCTCATCCCGCTGTGCCACCCGCTGCCGATCGCGAAGGTCACGGTCGACTTCGAGCTCGCCCCCACGGCCGTGACGGTGCTCGCCACGGTGAAGACCCGCGGCGTGACCGGGGTGGAGATGGAGGCCCTGACCGCGGCGTCCGTGGCCGCGCTGGGGGTGTACGACATGGTCAAGGCCGTGGACAAGCAGGCGGTCATCACCGACATCAGGGTGCTCGCCAAGTCCGGCGGCAAGAGCGGGGACTGGGACGTCCGTGCCGGAGGCGGGGCATGA
- a CDS encoding heparan-alpha-glucosaminide N-acetyltransferase domain-containing protein, whose product MGGQSGVPRTQRRPRDRVRGGREARLLGIDLARGAALLAMMATHILPTLVQDPGTGTVSATWVGTVLSGRAAALFAVLAGVSLTLGRVPAERNRRGLALRAAVIAAVGLTLGLARVDVAVILVVYAVLFWCSLGVLGLRRQTLGLLAVAWILLAPVAAYLLRPLLLAATPPLRLGHNPSWPDLADPVRLLADLTVTGYYPALEWFGYLLVGLWIGRADLARTGTQVWLVLGGASAAVLAKACAWAFLGPLGGLNALLATPQARVWPLRAMLEANLTGVDQTGTWWWLTSAAPHSGTPLDLLHTAGTSAAAIGAFLLLARIGPLARTGLLAPLAGAGGMTLTLYTAHVAALAVPLADWAGPTREVLLAVHVIAALAIGLFVRANGWRGPREAVAHAAARLGRAGGPGARGGGAVRRAAPSRR is encoded by the coding sequence ATGGGCGGACAATCGGGGGTGCCCCGCACCCAGCGCAGGCCACGTGACCGCGTGCGTGGGGGCCGGGAGGCACGGCTCCTGGGCATCGACCTGGCCCGCGGGGCGGCCCTGCTGGCCATGATGGCCACGCACATCCTGCCGACCCTCGTCCAGGATCCCGGCACGGGCACCGTCTCCGCCACGTGGGTCGGGACGGTGCTCTCGGGCAGGGCCGCGGCCCTGTTCGCCGTGCTCGCGGGCGTCTCGCTCACCCTGGGACGGGTCCCCGCGGAACGGAACCGGCGCGGACTCGCGCTGCGCGCGGCGGTGATCGCCGCCGTCGGGCTCACCCTCGGGCTCGCGCGCGTCGACGTGGCGGTGATCCTCGTGGTGTACGCGGTGCTGTTCTGGTGCTCCCTCGGGGTGCTCGGACTGCGGCGCCAGACCCTCGGGCTGCTCGCGGTCGCGTGGATCCTCCTCGCGCCCGTCGCGGCCTACCTGCTCCGACCGCTCCTGCTCGCGGCCACGCCCCCGCTCCGGCTCGGCCACAACCCGTCCTGGCCCGACCTTGCCGATCCGGTGCGCCTCCTCGCCGACCTCACGGTCACCGGCTACTACCCGGCCCTGGAGTGGTTCGGCTACCTCCTGGTCGGCCTCTGGATCGGCCGCGCGGACCTCGCCCGGACCGGGACGCAGGTGTGGCTGGTCCTCGGCGGTGCCAGTGCGGCCGTGCTGGCGAAGGCGTGCGCCTGGGCCTTCCTGGGGCCGCTCGGAGGACTCAACGCCCTCCTGGCCACGCCGCAGGCGAGGGTGTGGCCCCTGCGGGCCATGCTCGAGGCGAATCTCACCGGGGTGGACCAGACGGGCACCTGGTGGTGGCTGACCTCCGCGGCGCCGCATTCCGGCACGCCCCTCGACCTCCTGCACACGGCGGGGACCTCGGCCGCGGCGATCGGGGCCTTCCTCCTCCTCGCCCGGATCGGCCCGCTGGCCCGCACCGGGCTCCTCGCGCCGCTCGCCGGCGCCGGGGGGATGACGCTGACCCTCTACACGGCGCACGTCGCGGCGCTCGCAGTGCCGCTGGCGGACTGGGCGGGGCCCACGCGCGAGGTGCTCCTGGCCGTCCACGTCATCGCCGCGCTCGCGATCGGCCTCTTCGTGCGGGCCAACGGCTGGCGGGGACCGCGCGAGGCGGTGGCCCATGCTGCAGCTCGGCTCGGCCGCGCCGGCGGCCCGGGCGCCCGCGGTGGGGGCGCCGTCCGCCGGGCCGCGCCCTCGCGCAGGTAG
- a CDS encoding ABC transporter ATP-binding protein, producing the protein MTAGPDAARTRPGAEGAAIRTHALTKRFGAHTAVDALALEVPRGTVFGFLGPNGSGKTTTIRMLLGLVAPSSGRAEVLGEPMPRGAREVLPRVGALVEGPAFYPFLTGAANLARFDAADPLTARATCRARVGAALERVGLTHAAGKKVHAYSLGMKQRLGLAAALLAPRDLLVLDEPTNGLDPQGTREVRGLIRSLAEDGTTVFVSSHLLAEVEQICTHAAVLRAGRLVAQGTLDALRAGARPRIEVRTPDAAAAAGVLRGLGLHVEPAGPGTVVAVVGGTADDGGDPPAADGPPGAPPAEDVVAALVAAGVRVRGFSAEAMTLEERFVELTGEGFDVAG; encoded by the coding sequence GTGACGGCAGGGCCCGACGCTGCGCGGACCCGGCCCGGGGCCGAGGGCGCTGCCATCCGCACCCACGCCCTGACGAAGCGCTTCGGCGCGCACACCGCCGTCGATGCCCTCGCGCTCGAGGTGCCCCGCGGCACCGTGTTCGGGTTCCTCGGCCCGAACGGCTCGGGGAAGACGACCACCATCCGGATGCTCCTGGGGCTGGTGGCGCCCAGCTCGGGCCGCGCCGAGGTCCTCGGCGAGCCCATGCCGCGGGGTGCCCGAGAGGTGCTGCCGCGGGTCGGGGCGCTCGTCGAGGGGCCCGCGTTCTACCCGTTCCTCACCGGCGCCGCGAACCTGGCCCGGTTCGATGCCGCGGACCCGCTGACGGCCCGGGCAACCTGCCGGGCCCGCGTGGGCGCGGCACTGGAGCGCGTGGGCCTGACCCATGCGGCCGGCAAGAAGGTGCACGCGTACTCGCTGGGGATGAAGCAGCGGCTCGGGCTGGCTGCCGCCCTGCTCGCCCCGCGCGACCTCCTCGTCCTCGACGAGCCGACCAACGGTCTCGATCCCCAGGGGACGCGGGAGGTCCGCGGCCTGATCCGTTCCCTCGCCGAGGACGGCACCACCGTCTTCGTCTCGAGCCACCTGCTGGCGGAGGTCGAGCAGATCTGCACCCACGCCGCCGTGCTGCGGGCCGGGCGCCTCGTGGCCCAGGGGACCCTCGACGCGCTGCGCGCCGGCGCACGCCCGCGCATCGAGGTCCGCACTCCGGACGCGGCCGCCGCCGCGGGTGTGCTGCGCGGCCTGGGCCTCCACGTGGAGCCTGCGGGGCCCGGCACCGTCGTCGCCGTCGTCGGGGGCACCGCGGACGACGGCGGGGACCCGCCCGCCGCTGACGGCCCGCCCGGCGCTCCGCCCGCCGAGGACGTCGTGGCCGCGCTCGTGGCGGCGGGCGTGCGGGTGCGCGGGTTCAGCGCGGAGGCCATGACGCTCGAGGAGCGGTTCGTCGAACTGACCGGGGAGGGCTTCGATGTCGCAGGCTGA
- a CDS encoding molybdenum cofactor biosynthesis protein MoaE, with translation MTTTEPVEVLHAAVTTLPLDEAAARAAVDAPDAGAVVLFSGVVRDHDDGRGVARLSYTAHPSAEATLRSVVDATVREVLAAGSEAAGAPERPLRVWVAHRVGELAVGDAAFVCAVSAAHRGEAFRLCSELVDRVKAEVPIWKEQFFDDGGSEWVAALG, from the coding sequence ATGACCACCACTGAGCCCGTCGAGGTCCTGCACGCGGCCGTGACCACCCTCCCGCTCGACGAGGCCGCCGCCCGGGCCGCCGTCGACGCGCCGGACGCGGGCGCCGTCGTGCTCTTCTCCGGTGTGGTCCGCGACCACGACGACGGCCGCGGTGTCGCCCGCCTGTCCTACACCGCCCACCCGAGCGCCGAGGCCACCCTGCGCTCCGTCGTCGACGCGACCGTCCGCGAGGTGCTCGCCGCCGGCAGCGAGGCGGCCGGTGCGCCGGAGCGTCCCCTGCGGGTCTGGGTCGCGCACCGCGTGGGGGAGCTCGCTGTCGGGGACGCCGCCTTCGTCTGCGCGGTCTCCGCGGCCCACCGGGGCGAGGCCTTCCGCCTCTGCTCCGAGCTCGTGGACCGGGTCAAGGCCGAGGTGCCGATCTGGAAGGAGCAGTTCTTCGACGACGGCGGGAGCGAGTGGGTCGCGGCGCTCGGCTGA
- the dapB gene encoding 4-hydroxy-tetrahydrodipicolinate reductase, with amino-acid sequence MAERLPVAVLGANGRMGSEAVRAVSAAGDMELVAALGRGDSLEGLLDAGARYVVDLTVPDATEANVRFAVEHGIHAVVGTTGWSEERLGALRRLLAASPGTGVLIAPNFALGAVLASAFAAKAARYFESVEIVELHHPDKVDAPSGTAVRTAQLIAAARSEAGLGASPDATTTALDGARGADVDGVRVHAVRLRGLVAHQEVLLGGPGEQLTLRHDSFDRASFMPGVLVGLREVAAHPGLTVGLDGYLDLGL; translated from the coding sequence ATGGCAGAACGACTTCCCGTGGCAGTGCTGGGCGCGAATGGGCGCATGGGTTCCGAGGCCGTCAGGGCAGTCAGCGCGGCCGGAGACATGGAGCTCGTCGCCGCGCTCGGACGGGGAGACTCGCTCGAGGGCCTCCTCGACGCCGGCGCCCGGTACGTCGTCGACCTCACCGTCCCCGACGCCACCGAGGCCAACGTGCGCTTCGCCGTCGAGCACGGGATCCACGCCGTGGTGGGGACCACCGGCTGGAGCGAGGAGCGGCTCGGCGCACTGCGGCGCCTGCTGGCCGCCAGCCCCGGGACGGGCGTGCTCATCGCGCCGAACTTCGCCCTCGGGGCCGTGCTCGCCTCGGCCTTCGCCGCGAAGGCCGCCCGCTACTTCGAGTCCGTCGAGATCGTCGAGCTCCACCACCCGGACAAGGTCGATGCCCCCTCCGGGACGGCCGTGCGCACCGCCCAGCTCATCGCGGCCGCACGCAGCGAGGCCGGCCTCGGCGCGTCCCCGGACGCGACCACGACCGCGCTCGACGGCGCGCGGGGCGCCGACGTCGACGGCGTGCGCGTCCACGCCGTGCGGCTCCGCGGCCTCGTCGCCCACCAGGAGGTGCTCCTGGGCGGGCCGGGGGAGCAGCTGACCCTCCGGCACGACTCGTTCGACCGCGCGTCCTTCATGCCCGGGGTGCTCGTGGGGCTGCGCGAGGTCGCCGCGCACCCGGGCCTGACCGTCGGCCTCGACGGCTACCTGGACCTCGGGCTGTGA
- a CDS encoding LolA family protein: MNADTQRRWLRWIPAAAVPAVVAVGLLASGATAGSPPPPATPEQVLALAAAHTARQFSGTMEQSSDLGLPSIPGQALGAAKGSASFGSEAALLELLTSAHTAKVYADGPARERVQVLDQLAERDAVRNGSDLWTYDSAAHAVTHATLPSTAAAAPPSAAAVSPDQLAQRLLAAAGPSTAVSLAQPATVAGHSAYTLVLTPKAAGALVASVRIAVEAQTGLPLAVDVYAKGQDAAAFHAAFTQLTLAAPDASVFAFTPPAGANVTQQQLPSATGQHRQATGQHAPAAGTSQGWDSIAVIPADKVPAGLKDQPLMKQLAVPAKGGRVISTSLFTLLLTDDGRVLAGAVPAAALEAAAAR, translated from the coding sequence ATGAACGCCGACACCCAGCGCCGCTGGCTCCGCTGGATCCCCGCCGCGGCGGTGCCCGCCGTCGTGGCCGTGGGGCTGCTCGCCTCCGGCGCGACCGCCGGGTCCCCGCCCCCGCCCGCAACCCCGGAGCAGGTCCTCGCGCTCGCGGCCGCCCATACCGCGCGGCAGTTCTCCGGCACGATGGAGCAGAGCTCGGACCTCGGGCTGCCCTCGATTCCCGGCCAGGCGCTCGGCGCCGCCAAGGGCAGCGCGTCCTTCGGCTCCGAGGCCGCGCTGCTGGAGCTGCTCACGAGCGCGCACACGGCGAAGGTCTACGCCGACGGTCCCGCCCGCGAGCGGGTGCAGGTCCTCGACCAGCTCGCCGAGCGCGATGCCGTGCGCAACGGCAGCGACCTGTGGACCTACGACTCCGCGGCGCACGCCGTGACGCATGCCACGCTGCCCTCCACGGCGGCCGCCGCCCCGCCCAGCGCCGCCGCCGTCTCCCCGGACCAGCTCGCGCAGCGGCTCCTGGCCGCCGCCGGGCCGAGCACCGCGGTCTCTCTCGCCCAGCCCGCCACGGTCGCCGGCCACAGCGCCTACACGCTCGTGCTCACCCCGAAGGCCGCCGGCGCCCTCGTCGCCTCGGTGCGGATCGCGGTCGAGGCCCAGACCGGGCTGCCGCTCGCCGTGGACGTGTACGCGAAGGGCCAGGACGCGGCCGCCTTCCACGCCGCGTTCACCCAGCTCACCCTGGCGGCGCCGGACGCCTCCGTCTTCGCCTTCACCCCGCCCGCCGGGGCGAACGTCACGCAGCAGCAGCTGCCTTCGGCCACCGGGCAGCATCGGCAGGCCACGGGCCAGCACGCCCCGGCCGCGGGCACCTCGCAGGGCTGGGACTCCATCGCCGTCATCCCGGCGGACAAGGTGCCCGCAGGCCTGAAGGACCAGCCGCTCATGAAGCAGCTCGCCGTGCCGGCCAAGGGCGGGCGTGTGATCAGCACGTCGCTGTTCACCCTCCTGCTCACGGACGACGGCCGGGTGCTCGCCGGGGCCGTCCCCGCGGCGGCCCTCGAGGCAGCGGCCGCCAGGTGA
- a CDS encoding molybdopterin-dependent oxidoreductase, translated as MSAGPGPLPAPPGQRRAARVRLAAAGAGIVAGAAGVLSGELAAGLLSPSLSPVSAVGSAVTDLAPPAAKDWAIQTFGTGDKAFLVTAIGIVLALLGAAAGLLELRRPGFGAALAGAVGLVGLAAVATRSLGAPAAWTCALLAGAVAVSLLRWLVGRLRRETAVSGQPPAGVPRRGFLRALGGTAAAVALGGVVTGVVRSASLAADAARAALRLPAPAQPAPPIPAGAEVGVPGVSDLVTANEGFYRIDTAFVVPSVDPGSWRLAVTGLVEQPVTITWADLLAQPLVERYVTLTCVSNEVGGNLVGNARWLGWPVRELLARARPRAGADMVLSRSVDGFTAGTPLEALTDPGRDALLAIGMNGAPLPPEHGFPVRLVVPGLYGYVSATKWVTELKVTTFAADQAYWSTRGWSEKGPIKTASRIDVPRRGSRVAAGEVVVAGVAWAQHRGISRVEVSVDDGAWQQARLGTGISRDTWYQWAAPVRLSAGRHRIAVRATDGDGQVQTSATAPPAPDGATGYDIIEVEAT; from the coding sequence ATGAGCGCAGGACCCGGTCCCCTGCCCGCGCCGCCGGGGCAGCGACGCGCCGCCCGGGTCCGGCTGGCCGCTGCGGGAGCAGGCATCGTCGCGGGCGCGGCCGGGGTGCTCTCCGGGGAGCTCGCCGCCGGCCTGCTCAGCCCGTCGCTGAGCCCGGTCTCCGCCGTGGGCAGCGCGGTCACGGACCTGGCCCCGCCGGCCGCGAAGGACTGGGCGATCCAGACCTTCGGCACCGGGGACAAGGCGTTCCTCGTCACCGCGATCGGGATCGTCCTCGCGCTCCTCGGCGCCGCGGCCGGCCTCCTCGAGCTCCGCCGGCCCGGGTTCGGGGCCGCCCTGGCCGGGGCCGTCGGGCTCGTGGGCCTCGCGGCAGTGGCCACCCGCTCGCTCGGCGCGCCGGCGGCATGGACCTGTGCGCTCCTGGCCGGCGCGGTCGCCGTGTCCCTGCTCCGCTGGCTCGTGGGGCGGCTGCGGCGCGAGACGGCCGTGTCCGGGCAGCCTCCGGCGGGAGTCCCCCGCAGGGGGTTCCTGCGGGCCCTGGGCGGGACGGCCGCCGCCGTCGCGCTGGGAGGGGTGGTGACGGGCGTCGTGCGCAGCGCCTCGCTGGCCGCGGACGCGGCCCGCGCCGCCCTCCGGCTGCCCGCACCGGCTCAGCCTGCCCCGCCCATCCCCGCGGGCGCCGAGGTCGGGGTGCCGGGCGTGAGCGACCTCGTCACGGCCAATGAGGGCTTCTACCGGATCGACACCGCCTTCGTGGTCCCGTCGGTGGATCCCGGCAGCTGGCGTCTTGCCGTCACGGGCCTCGTCGAGCAGCCGGTGACGATCACCTGGGCCGACCTCCTCGCCCAGCCCCTCGTGGAGCGGTACGTCACCCTCACGTGCGTCTCCAACGAGGTCGGCGGGAACCTCGTGGGCAACGCCCGCTGGCTCGGCTGGCCGGTGCGGGAGCTGCTGGCCCGCGCACGCCCGCGGGCCGGGGCGGACATGGTCCTCTCCCGCAGCGTCGACGGCTTCACGGCCGGCACGCCCCTCGAGGCCCTCACCGACCCCGGCAGGGACGCCCTCCTGGCCATCGGGATGAACGGGGCGCCCCTCCCGCCCGAGCACGGGTTCCCCGTCCGGCTCGTGGTCCCGGGCCTGTACGGCTACGTCTCGGCGACCAAGTGGGTCACCGAGCTCAAGGTCACCACCTTCGCCGCAGACCAGGCCTACTGGAGCACGCGCGGGTGGAGCGAGAAGGGACCGATCAAGACCGCCTCGCGCATCGACGTGCCCCGCCGGGGCAGCCGGGTCGCCGCCGGGGAGGTCGTCGTCGCCGGCGTCGCCTGGGCGCAGCACCGCGGCATCTCGCGCGTGGAGGTCAGCGTGGACGACGGCGCGTGGCAGCAGGCGCGGCTCGGCACCGGCATCTCGCGCGACACCTGGTACCAGTGGGCCGCACCCGTCCGGCTGTCCGCCGGGCGGCACCGCATCGCCGTCCGCGCGACCGACGGCGACGGACAGGTCCAGACATCAGCGACCGCCCCGCCCGCGCCCGACGGCGCGACGGGATACGACATCATCGAGGTGGAGGCCACATGA
- a CDS encoding MoaD/ThiS family protein produces the protein MTLRYYAAAQAAAGRAEESLSAPDGASLADALEAALAVVRVPVSAGPGAPPLAEVLRRCSFLVNEVAVRDRARVLADGDVVDVLPPFAGG, from the coding sequence ATCACCCTGCGGTACTACGCCGCGGCCCAGGCCGCCGCCGGCAGGGCCGAGGAGTCGCTGTCGGCGCCCGACGGCGCGAGCCTCGCCGACGCGCTCGAGGCTGCCCTCGCCGTCGTGCGTGTCCCCGTCTCCGCAGGCCCGGGCGCGCCGCCGCTCGCCGAGGTGCTGCGCCGATGCTCCTTCCTCGTGAACGAGGTCGCCGTGCGGGACCGCGCGCGCGTGCTCGCGGACGGCGACGTGGTGGACGTCCTGCCCCCGTTCGCCGGCGGCTGA
- a CDS encoding molybdopterin molybdotransferase MoeA: MTHPDSGGAAAAPAEARPHDGRPGHAPAHGQGHAHGHRSVEEHRGRLARLLAPLADRAAQDRSLDAALGTALAADLAAPLSLPPFDNSQMDGFAVCSSDPGTGDGAGPGRRRFTVAEPIPAGAAPPPLRPGHAAPIMTGAMLPAGADAVVRVELAVPAAYPPEGGSVDLPVVEAGTYVRRAGSDVAAGAVVLPAGTALGPAQLGLAAGLGLSMLRVRPPLRAVLVSTGAELAAPGRPLAPGQIHDANGALLRAALRESGVQARAVAVRSDEPAELRGALERLARGAERPDLLITTGGVSKGAFEATKLALDGHDVEFAHLALQPGGPQGLGTFAGLPLIAFPGNPVSCWISWEVLLRPVLSALLGAPPARRRLRAPLAEPLESPAGTLQVRRARLRPDGAVGLVGGPGSHLLGALAASDALVMVPEDVTALAAGDDVEVWLT, encoded by the coding sequence ATGACGCATCCCGACTCCGGCGGCGCGGCCGCCGCGCCGGCCGAGGCACGCCCGCACGACGGCCGGCCCGGGCATGCCCCCGCGCACGGTCAGGGGCATGCCCACGGGCACCGCAGCGTCGAGGAGCACCGCGGGCGTCTCGCCCGGCTCCTCGCCCCGCTCGCGGACAGGGCCGCCCAGGACCGCTCCCTCGACGCGGCCCTGGGCACCGCCCTGGCCGCCGACCTCGCGGCCCCGCTCAGCCTCCCGCCGTTCGACAACTCCCAGATGGACGGCTTCGCCGTGTGCTCCTCCGACCCCGGGACGGGGGACGGGGCGGGGCCGGGCCGGCGCCGGTTCACGGTGGCAGAGCCGATCCCGGCGGGCGCGGCCCCGCCGCCCCTGCGCCCCGGCCACGCGGCGCCGATCATGACGGGCGCGATGCTCCCCGCCGGCGCGGACGCCGTGGTGCGGGTCGAGCTGGCTGTCCCCGCCGCCTACCCGCCGGAAGGCGGAAGCGTGGACCTTCCCGTCGTCGAGGCGGGCACCTACGTGCGGCGGGCCGGGAGCGATGTGGCGGCCGGCGCCGTCGTGCTCCCTGCCGGCACAGCGCTCGGCCCGGCCCAGCTCGGGCTCGCCGCCGGGCTGGGACTGTCGATGCTCCGGGTGCGGCCGCCGCTGCGGGCCGTGCTCGTGAGCACCGGCGCCGAGCTCGCGGCGCCGGGGCGGCCCCTGGCGCCCGGCCAGATCCACGACGCGAACGGAGCGCTCCTGCGCGCCGCGCTGCGGGAGTCCGGCGTTCAGGCGCGCGCGGTCGCGGTGCGCAGCGACGAGCCGGCCGAGCTGCGCGGCGCGCTCGAACGGCTCGCCCGCGGGGCGGAGCGGCCCGACCTCCTGATCACCACCGGCGGGGTCTCGAAGGGCGCGTTCGAGGCGACCAAGCTCGCCCTCGACGGGCACGACGTCGAATTCGCCCACCTCGCGCTGCAGCCCGGGGGCCCCCAGGGCCTGGGCACCTTTGCGGGCCTCCCGCTCATCGCCTTCCCCGGTAACCCCGTCAGCTGCTGGATCTCCTGGGAGGTCCTCCTCCGGCCGGTCCTGTCCGCCCTCCTCGGCGCGCCGCCCGCGCGCCGGCGGCTCCGCGCCCCGCTCGCCGAGCCGCTCGAATCGCCCGCCGGCACCCTCCAGGTGCGCCGCGCGCGCCTGCGGCCCGACGGCGCGGTCGGCCTCGTGGGCGGCCCCGGTTCCCACCTGCTCGGGGCCCTCGCCGCCTCGGATGCCCTGGTCATGGTGCCCGAGGACGTCACCGCGCTCGCGGCCGGGGACGACGTGGAAGTATGGCTGACGTGA
- the moaA gene encoding GTP 3',8-cyclase MoaA, whose translation MGVELGMPQVRASDPPVGALAADRPAGLPGLEDRYGRVATDMRLSLTDKCNLRCSYCMPAEGLPWLAKDALLSAEEIVRVVGIGVHLLGVRELRLTGGEPLVRADLVDIVAALRAEHPDLPIALTTNAVGLDARAAALKSAGLTRINVSLDTLHPETFARLARRPFFDRVLAGIEAADAAGLGPIKINSVLMRGINDADGPDLLAWCLERGYELRFIEQMPLDADHGWTRDGMVTAAEVRELLSERFHLSPDARDRDGAPAERFEVRGKDDGALLGTVGIIASVTEPFCADCKRTRITAEGKVMSCLFSHEEVDLRGLLRSEASDEQVARRWQEAMWLKPRAHGMDHTGLGADGFVQPDRSMSAIGG comes from the coding sequence ATGGGTGTTGAGCTCGGAATGCCGCAGGTGCGCGCCTCGGACCCGCCGGTCGGGGCGCTGGCGGCGGACCGGCCTGCGGGACTGCCCGGGCTCGAGGACCGTTACGGCCGGGTCGCGACGGACATGCGCCTGTCCCTCACCGACAAGTGCAACCTGCGCTGCTCCTACTGCATGCCCGCCGAGGGCCTCCCCTGGCTCGCCAAGGACGCGCTCCTGTCCGCCGAGGAGATCGTGCGCGTCGTGGGGATCGGCGTGCACCTGCTCGGCGTGCGGGAGCTGCGCCTCACCGGCGGCGAGCCGCTCGTGCGCGCGGACCTGGTGGACATCGTCGCGGCGCTCCGGGCGGAGCACCCGGACCTGCCGATCGCCCTCACGACCAACGCCGTGGGCCTCGACGCCAGGGCCGCTGCCCTCAAGTCCGCAGGACTGACGCGCATCAACGTCTCGCTGGACACCCTGCACCCGGAGACGTTCGCCCGGCTGGCCCGCCGCCCCTTCTTCGACCGCGTCCTCGCCGGCATCGAGGCCGCCGACGCCGCGGGGCTCGGCCCGATCAAGATCAACTCCGTGCTCATGCGCGGGATCAACGACGCCGATGGCCCGGACCTGCTCGCGTGGTGCCTCGAGCGCGGCTATGAGCTGCGGTTCATCGAGCAGATGCCCCTCGACGCCGACCACGGGTGGACCCGCGACGGCATGGTCACCGCCGCCGAGGTCCGCGAGCTGCTCTCCGAGCGCTTCCACCTCTCCCCCGACGCCCGGGACCGCGACGGCGCGCCCGCCGAGCGGTTCGAGGTCCGCGGCAAGGACGACGGCGCGCTGCTGGGCACCGTCGGGATCATCGCCTCCGTGACGGAGCCGTTCTGCGCCGACTGCAAGCGCACCCGCATCACGGCTGAGGGCAAGGTCATGAGCTGCCTCTTCTCCCACGAGGAGGTGGACCTCCGCGGCCTCCTGCGCTCGGAAGCGTCCGATGAGCAGGTGGCGCGGCGGTGGCAGGAGGCGATGTGGCTCAAGCCGCGCGCCCACGGGATGGACCACACCGGCCTCGGCGCGGACGGCTTTGTCCAGCCGGACCGCTCGATGTCCGCCATCGGCGGCTGA